The window CAGCTGGTCTTCAACAATCGGGCCCGTGATGGAGCCGGACAGGCGGCGAAGATCATAATTGCCGACCTGAAGCTCTGCCTGGCCGCCAAACTCGAACTCGGGCTGCTGCGTCATGATGTTCAGAACGCCGGCCGAAGTGTTCTTGCCAAACAGCGTGCCTTGCGGGCCGCGCAGAACCTCAATGCGCTCCAGCTCACCCAGATCGCCAAAGCCCACGCCGTTACGGGCGCGGAACACGCCGTCGATGTAAACGCCGACGGAGCTTTCAAGGCCGAAATTGTCACCCACCGTGCCGACGCCGCGCACACGCGCCGTGGTGATGGTCTCAGACTGGGTGGACGTCACCATCAGGCCCGGCGCCAGAGCGATCAGATCCTTGATGTCCTGGATACCGGAATTTTCCAGCTGTGCCTGGTTGAAGGCAGAAACAGCAACCGGCACGTCCTGCAGACTTTGCTCGCGCTGCTGCGCGGTTACCGTGATCACTTCGAGCTGGCGCTGGGCGCCGGGCTCGCCTGCTGTCTGGGCGAATGCACCGCCAGCCAGCACGATCGGTGAAGCTGCGGCGAGAAGCGCCGCGCGTACAAACTTCATTTTCATTTGTTTCCTCCGCGAATGCCGGGCAGGGAGGCCCGCATTTCTTGTTGCAACGCAGCATTTCTCTGCGCTGCACCCAGACTATCCTTATTTGCGCAGAAGAGAAGGGGGGACCGGCCAATATCCTCAGAAAACCGTCGCGAAACCCGGTCTTCTGCTGCACTCGCGTCGGACGTGTTGCGTTGCGAACACGCAACTGCGCAAAAACTCGCAATGTATTGGCTGCATTTATGCTGCAGTCGCAAATATACTATACGCAGCTGCAGCAATTCTCCGAAGGGGCCATTGATGCATTCACGCCCCTTGTGGAGTGAGCGATTTCACCATGGAAAAAGGCCGGGGCGATTGCCCCGGCCTTCTCTCCTCCCTGACGGTTCTGATGACCGCTTCAGGCCTATGAGTACTGTCTATACTAGTTTCTGACGCGGAACTCCAGCCCGACGACCCGGCCGCGGTTAAGCGGCGAGAACGTCCCGCCCAGCGGGAACGGCCCCAGCGTTGCGGGCAGCTGGGTGTCGTTGCCGTAAGTGACCTCATTGGAGAGGTTCTTGCCATACAGCGCGAGAATATGGCGGCCTTCATTGAACGACAGCGACAATCCGGCATCCCAGATCCCCACCGAGTCAAAGAAGCCAAGATTACTATCGGTATAGGCGTTCGCGTCGCGATAGTTATAGCTGACCGAGCCGGTCAGCAGCGTTCCGCCAAACAGGTTCAGCGGGACATCGTGATACAGCCCGACCCCGTAGGTCCATGGCGCAAGCCGCGGAATGTCGAGAGCCAGATCTGCAGCATTGATCACGCCATCACCGTTAAGGTCGAAGATGACGCTGTCATAACTGCCGTCCAGATAACCGACCTGTGCCGTCAGCAGCGTGTTCTCGCCCAGGAAGAAGCGGCCCTCCACCTCGAAGCCCTGGATTGTTGCGTCAGCCGTGTTGCGGATGATCTGGACAACCCCGGCCATCGGGTCCGACTCATTGATCTCCCGCTGCATGTCATTGATGCTGTTATGGAATGCAGCGATATTCAGGCGAATATTGCCGTTAGCCAGATCCGTTTTCAGGCCCACCTCGAAGGAATCGATCCGCTCCTGGTCAAACGGTCCGGGAGTGATCGCCGGGTTGGGCGAGGTATTGCGGAAATTGTAGCCACCTGAACGATAGCCTTGCGACCAGCTGGCATAGAGCTGACTGACATCATCATAGCGGAACTGCACGCCGACCCTTGGAGCGAACGAAGACCAGCTGTCAGAGTCAATGAACGCGCCCGGATTTCCGGCAACCACCGTACATCCCTGTCCGACGACACAAGGCGTGCCCGGCAGCAGCGACTGGATACGCGCATCCTTGTCTTCAACCGAGTAGCGGCCGCCAATGCTGAAGGTCAGACGCTCGCTGGCGTGAATGTCGAAATTGGCAAACACACCCCAAGTCGAGTGGTCGATCGTGCCGCCACCCGCAGTGATGAGCGCTCCGCCAAGCAGGTTGCGCCGCTCAACATACTCGATCGTCTGGTCGAAATAGAAGAGCCCGGTCGTGACATCGACATTGCCGAACGTACCCGCGTACCGCAGCTCGTTGGACCACTGATTCTGGGCCAGCGATGACGGCGCGTGGAAGAGGAAGCCCGGCGTGGCGTCAATATCGCCAAGCGACTGACCATCATAGTCCCGCCAGCCAAGGACATTGGTGATCGTGCCGTTGCCGAAATCCACCCCGATATTGGTCTCGAAGATGGCCTGACGCCAATCAGCACGGGCAAAGCCCGGCTCGTCGATTGCAAAGTCGAACGTGCCGCGCTGGAAGAGACCCCCGACACCCGAACCGTTGACGTGGTTCTGGCCTGACGGCCCGTCACCATCGGTCTCGCCGTATTCAAGGCGCAGCAGGAACTCCAGATTGTCGTTGGGCCGGAGGGCGATGGCAGGCCGGATGATCGTGACCTGATTGGCACCATGCGATGAGTTGTCAAAGCGGTTGGTGAACCAGCCATCATCATCGCTGTGATAGACTGCCAGCTTGGCCGATATTTGCTCGGTGAGCGGGCCGGAAATGACACCGGAGGCAACCCAGCGCAGGCCAGTCTCAACGCCGACGCGCCCATTGAAGCGGAACTCATCGGTCGGGGTGGTGGTGCGCACCACGACGGCGCCGCCCGTCACGTTGCGCCCGAACAGCACACCCTGCGGTCCGCGCAGGACTTCGATGGCTTCAAGGTCGAAATTGTCTACGACAACGCCGGAATTGATGCCGTAATAGATGCCGTCAACAAAATAGCCGACAGTCGGGTCAATCGCCGGAATCGAGCTGTTGATGCCGAGACCCCGAATGGAAAAGTTCGCGATACTCGGGCTTGTCCCGACATCTTCAAACTGGACGTTGGGAATGACATAGCTCAGCGAGCTGATGTCCTGATACTACAGGGCGGCCAGCTGATCACCGCTGAACGCCGTAACGGCAACCGGCACTTCCTGTACCGCCACGCCGTCCGGCCGCTTGGTGCCGGTAATGGTGATGACCTCGCGCAGCGCCTCTGTGGCGCTTTGCGCCTGCACGCCTGCCGTGAACACCAGAGGCGAAGCCGCCGCCAGCAACATCATCCGAATCAAAGAAGCTTTCATTGCGTTCGTTCCTCCCGCTCCGGGAGTTCCGCCCCGGATTTATTGTTGCAGCGCAATACAGCACTGTAATTCCGAGATTGGCTGATCCGCCATGCAAGTAAAAGCGGGGCCGCCCGAACAGCAGGCAGGAAATTCGGCGTTTCCGCCCCTTATAGTCCGAAAAGAGCCTTTATGTTGCAAAACTGACACGCAATTTCGCTGATCATTATTTGTTGAATCTGAAACTATTTTTTGCAGATGCGAAGCGACAGCGCCAGCGCAGCAAATCAGGCCGATGCCGAGGGCCTGGCCCTTACGGCTTCCAGCCACCCCGCCAGCGCGTCGTGATTTCCAGCCGGCGCGATCTTCACCCACGCCGCGAACTCGACAAAGACGAAAGCGGCTATGTCCGCGACTGAAAACATATCCCCCGCAAGCCACGGCGTGTCGCCAAGACGCGTGTCCAGAACATCAAGAAAACGATGCGCCCTGGCCCGGCCGCGTTCTGCCAGTTCGGGTATCTGCTCCACCGCATGCGGGCCCGGCAAGGCCCGTCCCGCCATGGCTCTCGAGCTGTTGCGCAACACCTCCATGATGGCCATCAGCCCCTCGAACTCGGCTCGCCACAGCCATTCGGCCACCCGCGCCTTCTCCAGCGGTCCGGTACCCATCAGCGGCGGGTCAGGATACACCTCCTCCAGCCAGCGCGCGATGGACGCATTATCACACAAGGCCTCCCCCTCCGGCGTCACCAGCACCGGCACGGTGCAGGCCGGATTGACCGCCCGGAACTGTTCGGAAAATTGCTCCCCATTGCGCAGATCAATCTCCACCCGCCTCACCTCCACGCGCTTTTCGGCAAGGATCATGCGCGCACGTCTGGGACTGGGGGCGGTAGCGCAGTCGTAGAAAATGATTGTCATGGTGGGGCCTCCGCCCGGGTTGCGCGCCGGGGTGCCGTCCCGGTTCACCGTCAGGGCAATGCTTGGGACACAAGGCCTGCCCCGATTCTGCCCAGATGTGTCCAAAATGGCCTTATTCTGTCCAAGTCCTGACGCGAAGCATAATTACGGTTAATACGGGTTGAACACTAACGGAGGGGGGCCTCCTCATGTCATCGTATGAATTGAGAGATACTATTATACGCCGGCGTCCCGAATACCGCACCG is drawn from Glycocaulis alkaliphilus and contains these coding sequences:
- a CDS encoding TonB-dependent receptor, with product MSSLSYVIPNVQFEDVGTSPSIANFSIRGLGINSSIPAIDPTVGYFVDGIYYGINSGVVVDNFDLEAIEVLRGPQGVLFGRNVTGGAVVVRTTTPTDEFRFNGRVGVETGLRWVASGVISGPLTEQISAKLAVYHSDDDGWFTNRFDNSSHGANQVTIIRPAIALRPNDNLEFLLRLEYGETDGDGPSGQNHVNGSGVGGLFQRGTFDFAIDEPGFARADWRQAIFETNIGVDFGNGTITNVLGWRDYDGQSLGDIDATPGFLFHAPSSLAQNQWSNELRYAGTFGNVDVTTGLFYFDQTIEYVERRNLLGGALITAGGGTIDHSTWGVFANFDIHASERLTFSIGGRYSVEDKDARIQSLLPGTPCVVGQGCTVVAGNPGAFIDSDSWSSFAPRVGVQFRYDDVSQLYASWSQGYRSGGYNFRNTSPNPAITPGPFDQERIDSFEVGLKTDLANGNIRLNIAAFHNSINDMQREINESDPMAGVVQIIRNTADATIQGFEVEGRFFLGENTLLTAQVGYLDGSYDSVIFDLNGDGVINAADLALDIPRLAPWTYGVGLYHDVPLNLFGGTLLTGSVSYNYRDANAYTDSNLGFFDSVGIWDAGLSLSFNEGRHILALYGKNLSNEVTYGNDTQLPATLGPFPLGGTFSPLNRGRVVGLEFRVRN
- a CDS encoding glutathione S-transferase family protein encodes the protein MTIIFYDCATAPSPRRARMILAEKRVEVRRVEIDLRNGEQFSEQFRAVNPACTVPVLVTPEGEALCDNASIARWLEEVYPDPPLMGTGPLEKARVAEWLWRAEFEGLMAIMEVLRNSSRAMAGRALPGPHAVEQIPELAERGRARAHRFLDVLDTRLGDTPWLAGDMFSVADIAAFVFVEFAAWVKIAPAGNHDALAGWLEAVRARPSASA